From Desulfoplanes formicivorans:
TCTGGCTGGTGCTCCCTTTTTCCGTACCCGGTCCGGTTGTCCTTGATGTCGGGTTCCTGCAGGCCTCGTCCCCGGGGATCATGCATGCCCTGCAGATCACCCTGAAGGCCAATGCCATCATCATTGTCTGTATGGCTCTGGTGGCGACCATGTCCGTGATCATTCTGGGCAATGCGCTGCAGTCCCTGGGGGTCCCTCCCAAAATCTGCCAGTTGTTGCTCATGACCTATCGCTATATCTTCGTGTTCGAAGAGGAATCCGGGCGGATGCACAGGGCGGCGGTTCTGCGCGGGTTCACACCCACGACCTCCATGCATACCTATCGGACGTATGCCTATATGGTGGGCATGATTCTGGTGCGTGCCTGGGAACGTGCCCGTCGGGTCCATGCGGCCATGATCTGTCGCGGATTCAGGGGGCGGTTGTATGGTCTCACCACGTACCGCGCGGTTGCCGGAGACTGGCTTTTTTTTGCCTGCGGGGCGGTTGTGATTGTCCTGCTGGGTATTCTTGAACTGGCTGGCTGCTCATGAAACCACTCATTGGCGTACACAACCTGAGTTTTGCCTATCCCTGCGGCCGTTGCGTGCTGCACCATGTCCACCTTGAGCTGTACCCGGGCCAGCGCCTGGGCCTGGTTGGTCCCAATGGCACGGGCAAGACCACCTTGCTGCAGCTTCTTGTGGGCCTGCTTGTGCCCCAATCGGGTCATATCGAAATCATGGGCAGGGTCATGCGCGGGGAACAGGATTTTGTTCGTGCGCGCCGGGAAATCGGGTTCTTGTTCCAGAACGCCGATGATCAGTTGTTTTGTCCCACGGTGCTGGATGATGTTGCCTTTGGGCCCCTGAATATGGGGTACACGCCGGCCGAGGCCCGGGCTCTGGCCCGGAGTACGCTTGCCCGGTTGGGGCTGGAGGGATTTGAGGACCGGATCACCCACAAACTGTCTGGCGGAGAAAAAAAGCTGGTTTCCCTGGCCACCATTTTGTCCATGTCCCCCCGTATTCTTCTCCTTGACGAGCCGACCACCGGCCTTGACGAGTCGACCCGGGAGCGGATCATCCAGGTACTCAACGATCTGGATGTGGCCATGATCGTTGTTTCCCATGAAAAGGAATTTCTTGCCAGGACAACCACGCAGGTGCGTCTTTTGAGTGGGCAGCAGGAGGATATGGAACCATGTGTATTGTCCGGATGACGTGTTGCAGCATGTTGTGAAAAGCCCTCGGCGCTCACTGGCCGGGGGCTTTTTCGCAACATGGCGCTGCCGATGCATGGGCGTTGCAGGAGTGGCTTTTTCTGAGTGAGTCCTTGACAAAAGGTGAGCATTGTCTGCCTTCCGATCCCTGAACGATCAGGGGGAACAGCCTGCTGCATGGTTGCAGTGGCCCGGAAGCAGGGAGTGAAAGTGTTGGTTGGATGACGAGAAGATGGAGTGTTGCATGATGAATCGTGAAACCTGGAGCGGCAAGCTCGGATTTGTACTGGCATGCATGGGAGCAGCCATTGGACTGGGGAATATCTGGCTTTTTCCCTGGAGGCTGGCTTCCTATGGCGGGGCAGCGTTTTTGGTGCCCTATTTTTTGTTCGTGTTCGGCATGGTCGTGTTCGGACTCATTGCCGAACTGGCTTTTGGCCGGAGTCAAAAGGCAGGTCCCATGGGCGCCCTGGTAAAGAGTTTCTCGCCCCAGCACCCCGTGATGGGCGGCATCCTGGGAGCCATCCCCGTGGTGGCCCTTTTCGGCATTCTGGTGTTTTACGTCATTGTTCTGGGCTGGATCCTCAAGTATTTTTTCTTTGCGCTTTACAACGGGTTTGCTGGCGTTGATCCGGGCGGTCTGTTTGGTGGTCTGGCCGGCAACTCTTCGTCCATTCCCTGGCATCTGGCGGCCATGCTCCTGTCCATGATCTTTGTGGCTGCCGGTATCGAGAAGGGTCTTGAAAAGTGCAACAAGGTGGCCATGCCCGTGTTTTTCGGACTCCTTCTGATTCTGCTCATCCGGAGCCTGACCCTGCCCGGCTCTCTTGAAGGCGTTGCCTATCTCATCAAGCCCGACTGGTCCAAGCTGGGCGAGATCACGACCTGGGTCATGGCCCTTGGACAGAGTTTTTTTACCGTAAGCCTGGGGGGCATGCTCATTTACGGAAGCTACCTGACCCGGGATGTGGACATCCCGGATTCGGCCTTCAAGACGGTGCTCATGAACACCAGTGCCTCGCTTCTGGCCGCCTTTGTGATCATTCCCTCGGTGTTTGCCTTTGGTCTGGACTTGCAGTCCGGCCCTGGGTTGCTGTTCATCACCATGCCCCGGATTTTCGACAGCATGCCCCAGGGCCATCTGTTCGGGACGCTGTTTTTCCTGAGCGTGGTGCTGGCCGGGCTCTCTTCGGCCCTGAATCTTCTCGAGGTGCCCGTTGAAGCGGTCATGGAGCGACTGGGACTGCAACGCCCCGTGGCGGTGTTGTTGGTGGGGGCTCTGGCCTTTGTGGTCGGGCTTCCTCTGGATCTGAACATGAACGCGTTTGGAAGATGGGCGGACCTCATCACGATTTACCTGTTTCCCTTTGGCGCCCTTGTTATCCAGGTGGCCTTTTTCTGGGTTTACGGGGCGGATCGGGCCATGGCAGAGATCAATGCCGGGGCCGGTCGGGTGTATGGCGTGCGCCTGAAATGGTTTTTGCAGTATGTTTTCCCCCTGGTGGCCGTGCTGGTACTGGTGCTGGGGATTATATACGGGGGCATTGGCTAGCTGACAGGGCATGGTCAACATCCATCTCGGGAAAAGGGGACCGACCGGGTGATTGGGATGAACCCCTTGCGACACGATGCGAACAAGGAGCTGGATATCATGGAGATAGTGAGGTCTCCGGACAGACTGCAGCAGGTCTGCCTGGGTTACAGACCAACAAAGGTCATTGGACTGGTACCCACTATGGGGTATTTCCATGCGGGCCATCTTTCCCTCATGAACTGGATGCGAGAGCATTGTGACATCCTGGTGGTGTCCCTGTTTGTCAATCCGTCCCAATTCGGGCCGGGTGAGGATCTGGAAACCTATCCCCGGGATGCCGAGCGCGATGCACGCCTTGCCGAGGAACATGGCGTGGATATTCTGTTCATGCCTCCTGCCGGAACCATGTATGCTCGGGATCATGCCACCTGGGTCGAGGTTCCTGCATTGGCCCGGGGATTGTGCGGCGCGAGCCGACCCGTTCATTTCCGGGGCGTGGCCACGGTAGTGACCAAGCTGTTCAATCTGGTTCAGCCCCATGTGGCCGCATTCGGTGAAAAGGACCGGCAGCAGTTGGCGATTATACGAAGGATGGTCAGGGATCTGAATATGCCGGTGAAGATTGCAGGCAGGCCCATTGTGCGCGAGCCGGACGGATTGGCCATGAGTTCCCGCAACGCCTATCTTGCGGATGATGAACGTAAGCAGGCCCCGGCCTTGTACAAGGGACTGCAGGCTGCCGAGCAGTGGATCCGGCAGGGGGAGGTCCGAGCCTCGGTCTTGCGGGAAAGGATTACGACCTGGTACGCGGAGCGTTTGCCTGCCGGCCGATTGGATTATTTCGAGGTGGTTGATCCGGATTCCATGCATCCGGTATCCGAGATCAGCGGACCGGTGGTCCTTGCCGTGGCCCTGTATCTGGGGAAGACGCGGCTGATCGACAATATTCTGGTTGATCTCCCCCATGGAGCAGCTGACTCGTGACCCCACGCTGCATGCTGCGCAGACCTCCCATCCAGAGCATCGCCTCAAGGAGAAAGAACAATGGCAACCAAGATGACACTTTCCGAACTGGCGGCACGCAAGACCGCTGGTCGAAAAATAACCATGGTCACCGCTTATGACTATCCAACGGCGCGGTTGGTAGACAAGGCCGGACTGGATATGATTCTGGTGGGTGATTCCCTGGGCATGGTCGTGCTTGGGTATGATTCCACGGTACCCGTGACCATGGAGGACATGCTGCACCATATTCGCGCGGTCATGAGGGGGACCCAGCGGGCCTTTGTCCTGGGCGACCTGCCCTTTATGTCCTACCAGGTTTCAGTCGAGCAGGCGGTTGGCAACGCAGGCCGGTTCATCAAGGAAGGGGGGTGTGACGGAGTCAAGCTGGAAGGAGGGCGCGAAGTCGTTCCCCAGGTACAAGGCTTGTGCCGGGCCGGAATCCCCGTATGCGGTCATATCGGCTTGACCCCCCAGACGGCTACCAATCTCGGCGGCTTCAAGGTGCAGGGGAAGGATGCGGCTTCAGCCAGCGCGCTGGTGGAAGACGCCCTTGCCTTGCAGGAGGCCGGGGCGTTCATGCTCGTGCTTGAGTGTGTGCCCGATATCCTGGCCCGGGAGATCAGCAGGACCCTGCATATCCCGACCATCGGTATTGGTGCGGGCAGGGAGTGCGATGGACAGGTGCTGGTCTTTCATGATCTGGTGGGGCTTTTTGACCGGTTCACCCCGAAATTTGTCAAACGGTATGCGCAATTGGAAGAGGTGGTCGTCCAGGCATTGCAAGAATATGGCACCGAGGTGGCCGCGGGGATATTTCCCGGACCCGAGCATTGCTTCGGCATGAAGCAAGAAGAAGCCGATCGGTTTGTGCGCACAAGGAAGTGATGGACATGCCCGCTACCCTTGATCTTGCCCTGATCCAGATGCACGCGCTTCCGGATCGGGCTTTCAATCTCCGAACCATTGATCGTCTGCTTGAAGAGTGCAACGGATGTGATCTGGCTGTCCTGCCGGAAACCGCCATCTGTCTGGGCAACGCCGAGACATTGCGGACCAGCGCGCGCTCCCTGGACATGCTCAACAGGGAGCTTGGTAACATGGCCGCGCAACATGGCATGCATGTGCTGTTTGGCGGGGTTCCCGTGAGACAAGACCATGGTATTTGCAACGCGGCTTTGGCCTATGATCCGAGAGGCAGACTGGTTGCCAGATACGACAAGATACATCTTTTTCAGCTGGACCCGGATCACGTGAGCGGGGTGGATGAGACTGCGATCTACGTTCCCGGCCGGGAACCGGTGGTCTGGGAACTTAACGGGTGGAGGATCTGCCTGTCCATCTGCTATGATATCAGGTTTCCCGAGCTGTTCAGGGCCTGTGCACCCGTTGATCTCATTCTCTGCCCCATGGCCTTTACCGCCCGAACGGGCGCGGCCCATGGGCGGTTGCTGCTTCGGGCCCGGGCGGTGGAGAATCAGTGCTATGTGGGCTCGGCTTCCCTGTGCGGGAGGAATGAGGAGACCGGGATGGAGCTGTTCGGGCACAGCATGGCTGTTGACCCCTGGGGCGAGGTGGTCATGGACCGTGGTCCCCAGAAGGAAGGGGTTGTGCGTGTGAAGTGTGCAAAGCAGAGAATCCGGGCGGTTCGAACGACCTTACCTGCCTTGCGTCATATGCGCAGGGAATGGTCAAAGGAAATGGATTGTTCGTTGCGGGAGGCACACGTCAGGTAGGTCTGGGCATGGAAGGCCGGTGAAGGAGTAAAGCCAGGGATGGGTGCCCGTACCTTTCTTCTGGGATGTGTGCAGATGTCACAGGTGACTGGCTTCTGTTTTCCCCGTCAGCTTTGTGTCTCACCCTTACAACCCGTTCAGAAATTGCTTCGAATCCATGCACTGCACCCCCACATGGGCCATGTCCCTGATATTGGCGGCCGCTATTTCCGGTGTCTGGGCCGAGCATCCGTCGGTGATCAGGGTTACCTCGTAGTCCAGGCTCAAGGCATCGAACACCGTGGCCCGGACACAATTGGGCAGCTGGGTGCCGGTAATGACCAGGTGGGCAAGGCCCAATCGTCGGAGCATGAGGTCCAGTTCCGTGAACATGAACGCGCTGAATCGGTTTTTGATGATCCTGTATTCCCCGGGAAGCGGGGTGAGCTGTTCCGCAATCTGCCAGCCCCATGTGCCCGGAACCACAAAGGGGCGCTCTTCCAGAAATTTCTTGCGGCGCATGTTCTCCACATCGGATCCGTCCGGACGGTATTCCCGGGTGATGTGGAAGACAGGTCTCCCGGTTTGCCTGAAGACGTGGAGAATGCGCTGGATCACCGGGATGGTGGCCTGGGCCCCTGCCACATGAAGCACTCCTTTGGGGAGCACAAAGTCGTTTTGCATGTCGATAATCAACAGGGCCATGCTGGTGGCTCGCATCGCAGATCAGCTCCTTTGTTTAGATGTATTCGAATATGGACGTTTTTTCGGGACGACCCGTCATGGCTGCAACCACGGGACATTTGACCTTGAAGGCAAAATAGATTCCGGTCCGCTCGCCCTTGAGGGCCTCGAAATTTCCCTGCCCCTTGCTGATGATGACCTCTGCCTGGTCCAGTCGGTGGAGAAAGTCCGGTGTACAGCGTTCAAGAACGGTTCCCGGCGTATCAACGCCAGAGGTGATGACCTCGCACCGATCGACCATGCCGACCCGTTTGGCGTCCTCCATGGTGGCATCATTCAAAATGGGCGTTCCCCGGACCGCATAGGTGACCTTGTGGCCCATGCGAACAAGTTCATCCACAAGCAGGGTGTCCAGGACGATTTCTCCGGCATTGTCTCCCAGAATGAGTACTGACCTGGCAGAGGCCAGGTGGTGGCGAAAACGGGGATAATGGGTGGATGCCCACGTAGCGTCGCGTTCTTCGTGCATGGCCTGTTCCCAGGCATGCTGGGTCGGGGTGCCGGCGTCCATGTAGTTGCCGATGATGGCCAGTCTGAGGGCGTCGAACAGGGGATCGTCACTGGCGGCAAGGGTTGCTCGAAACCCGGGCAGGAATCGCTGTACCTCGGTATTGGCCTGTTCCTTGACAGCTGCAAAGATGTCTCTGGTGCCCAGAAGGGCGCCCAGTCGTTTGTACATGATCCCGGCCAGGGCAGGGGGAGAGACGGTCAGATCCAGGGATGGCAACATGGATGCCCATTCCAGAAGCACCTTTTTGTGCAGATCGGCATCCTCTGGATCGATGATTCTGGCAGCCTTGAGGGCTTGCTGCATGAAGCAGGGTATGCAATCAAGGGTGGTTTGCATAGCAGATCCTTGTTGATGGGGGAGCGTACCAGCTGAATGCTGGTGGTGTAAGAGGGGTGCAAAGGAAAGTCAAAATTTCGTGAGGTCAAACCGTATTGAAGGGTTGCCAAGGAAAAGAAATGGTTGGCATATGGGGAAGAAAAAAGATGAGGAACTGTTGGAAAAGTGTTTGACAAAGTCCGGGTCCGCACATAGAAGACCCATCTCTTGACGCGCTGGCGGGGTAAAGCCCCGGGCCATGTGCGGTCAAGGACTTGAAATAACGGGATATAATGTATTCATTTCCGACCATGATGGTTCATGTCATGCTTGCTGTTTGCCGGGGCGTTCGGAAGAAACTCCCGCAAGAGGCACAAAGATGTTGACAGCCATTCGGGGCTTGGATAGATACTCCCACCTGCCGCGTTGACCATGACGCGGCTGTTTTTTGACTGGCAGTATGATGATCTTTGAGGTATAAAGACGGTTTGCAGGTTCGTTGTCAGGCTGGAGCGGATTGAACGGATTTTGTTCAAATCA
This genomic window contains:
- the cbiQ gene encoding cobalt ECF transporter T component CbiQ; this translates as MIRESLADTRTALARVDPRFRVVLAIAFSVVVALSRAMDVQLVALGIAGGLYLGAGLPLRVLVRRLVVVNGFIAFLWLVLPFSVPGPVVLDVGFLQASSPGIMHALQITLKANAIIIVCMALVATMSVIILGNALQSLGVPPKICQLLLMTYRYIFVFEEESGRMHRAAVLRGFTPTTSMHTYRTYAYMVGMILVRAWERARRVHAAMICRGFRGRLYGLTTYRAVAGDWLFFACGAVVIVLLGILELAGCS
- a CDS encoding energy-coupling factor ABC transporter ATP-binding protein gives rise to the protein MKPLIGVHNLSFAYPCGRCVLHHVHLELYPGQRLGLVGPNGTGKTTLLQLLVGLLVPQSGHIEIMGRVMRGEQDFVRARREIGFLFQNADDQLFCPTVLDDVAFGPLNMGYTPAEARALARSTLARLGLEGFEDRITHKLSGGEKKLVSLATILSMSPRILLLDEPTTGLDESTRERIIQVLNDLDVAMIVVSHEKEFLARTTTQVRLLSGQQEDMEPCVLSG
- a CDS encoding sodium-dependent transporter, with translation MMNRETWSGKLGFVLACMGAAIGLGNIWLFPWRLASYGGAAFLVPYFLFVFGMVVFGLIAELAFGRSQKAGPMGALVKSFSPQHPVMGGILGAIPVVALFGILVFYVIVLGWILKYFFFALYNGFAGVDPGGLFGGLAGNSSSIPWHLAAMLLSMIFVAAGIEKGLEKCNKVAMPVFFGLLLILLIRSLTLPGSLEGVAYLIKPDWSKLGEITTWVMALGQSFFTVSLGGMLIYGSYLTRDVDIPDSAFKTVLMNTSASLLAAFVIIPSVFAFGLDLQSGPGLLFITMPRIFDSMPQGHLFGTLFFLSVVLAGLSSALNLLEVPVEAVMERLGLQRPVAVLLVGALAFVVGLPLDLNMNAFGRWADLITIYLFPFGALVIQVAFFWVYGADRAMAEINAGAGRVYGVRLKWFLQYVFPLVAVLVLVLGIIYGGIG
- the panC gene encoding pantoate--beta-alanine ligase, which translates into the protein MEIVRSPDRLQQVCLGYRPTKVIGLVPTMGYFHAGHLSLMNWMREHCDILVVSLFVNPSQFGPGEDLETYPRDAERDARLAEEHGVDILFMPPAGTMYARDHATWVEVPALARGLCGASRPVHFRGVATVVTKLFNLVQPHVAAFGEKDRQQLAIIRRMVRDLNMPVKIAGRPIVREPDGLAMSSRNAYLADDERKQAPALYKGLQAAEQWIRQGEVRASVLRERITTWYAERLPAGRLDYFEVVDPDSMHPVSEISGPVVLAVALYLGKTRLIDNILVDLPHGAADS
- the panB gene encoding 3-methyl-2-oxobutanoate hydroxymethyltransferase; this translates as MATKMTLSELAARKTAGRKITMVTAYDYPTARLVDKAGLDMILVGDSLGMVVLGYDSTVPVTMEDMLHHIRAVMRGTQRAFVLGDLPFMSYQVSVEQAVGNAGRFIKEGGCDGVKLEGGREVVPQVQGLCRAGIPVCGHIGLTPQTATNLGGFKVQGKDAASASALVEDALALQEAGAFMLVLECVPDILAREISRTLHIPTIGIGAGRECDGQVLVFHDLVGLFDRFTPKFVKRYAQLEEVVVQALQEYGTEVAAGIFPGPEHCFGMKQEEADRFVRTRK
- a CDS encoding nitrilase-related carbon-nitrogen hydrolase — its product is MPATLDLALIQMHALPDRAFNLRTIDRLLEECNGCDLAVLPETAICLGNAETLRTSARSLDMLNRELGNMAAQHGMHVLFGGVPVRQDHGICNAALAYDPRGRLVARYDKIHLFQLDPDHVSGVDETAIYVPGREPVVWELNGWRICLSICYDIRFPELFRACAPVDLILCPMAFTARTGAAHGRLLLRARAVENQCYVGSASLCGRNEETGMELFGHSMAVDPWGEVVMDRGPQKEGVVRVKCAKQRIRAVRTTLPALRHMRREWSKEMDCSLREAHVR
- a CDS encoding cysteine hydrolase family protein; the encoded protein is MRATSMALLIIDMQNDFVLPKGVLHVAGAQATIPVIQRILHVFRQTGRPVFHITREYRPDGSDVENMRRKKFLEERPFVVPGTWGWQIAEQLTPLPGEYRIIKNRFSAFMFTELDLMLRRLGLAHLVITGTQLPNCVRATVFDALSLDYEVTLITDGCSAQTPEIAAANIRDMAHVGVQCMDSKQFLNGL
- a CDS encoding damage-control phosphatase ARMT1 family protein is translated as MQTTLDCIPCFMQQALKAARIIDPEDADLHKKVLLEWASMLPSLDLTVSPPALAGIMYKRLGALLGTRDIFAAVKEQANTEVQRFLPGFRATLAASDDPLFDALRLAIIGNYMDAGTPTQHAWEQAMHEERDATWASTHYPRFRHHLASARSVLILGDNAGEIVLDTLLVDELVRMGHKVTYAVRGTPILNDATMEDAKRVGMVDRCEVITSGVDTPGTVLERCTPDFLHRLDQAEVIISKGQGNFEALKGERTGIYFAFKVKCPVVAAMTGRPEKTSIFEYI